One genomic window of Methanosalsum zhilinae DSM 4017 includes the following:
- a CDS encoding universal stress protein yields MIRTILFPVDFSTESSDVLSCAGELKNVGLEKVILLHVVDIYKAQGLAPMFERNAKEKIEEYRKVLEEMDIDSSTLVVQGDVKKTIASVAEDEGVDCIIMGATTGGFIRGRLMGRTTEYISRTSSKMVLIEKYDHFREEDELYIKACSAKFSRVLLPMDFSRNSKKALDEIEHLSDIIHELILMHVIERARSPEELEEIKEDALKSLRDLGQRFEDKLDVEYQVAEGNPSESIDRFAEETDVTLIAVTTHGKGSFKDILLGSTAENLLRRTLKPVLLIPAGKR; encoded by the coding sequence ATGATCAGAACAATACTCTTTCCTGTTGATTTTTCTACAGAGAGTTCAGATGTACTGTCCTGTGCTGGAGAATTGAAGAATGTAGGACTTGAAAAGGTCATCCTTCTGCATGTTGTGGATATCTATAAGGCGCAGGGTCTTGCTCCAATGTTTGAAAGAAATGCAAAGGAGAAGATAGAGGAGTACAGAAAGGTGCTTGAGGAAATGGATATCGATTCCAGTACTCTTGTGGTTCAGGGAGATGTGAAAAAGACGATTGCCAGTGTTGCTGAAGATGAAGGTGTGGACTGTATAATTATGGGTGCAACCACAGGAGGTTTTATCAGGGGACGTCTGATGGGAAGAACAACCGAGTATATTTCCAGAACCTCCAGCAAGATGGTCCTGATCGAAAAATACGATCATTTCAGAGAGGAAGATGAACTCTATATCAAAGCGTGTTCTGCAAAATTCAGTCGTGTACTTCTTCCGATGGACTTTTCAAGAAATTCAAAAAAAGCACTGGACGAGATCGAACATCTCAGTGATATTATTCATGAACTTATTCTGATGCATGTTATTGAACGTGCCAGAAGTCCTGAAGAACTTGAAGAGATAAAGGAAGACGCACTGAAATCCCTTAGGGACCTGGGGCAGAGATTTGAAGATAAGCTTGACGTTGAATATCAGGTAGCTGAAGGAAATCCTTCTGAATCAATTGATCGATTTGCAGAGGAAACGGATGTTACTCTGATAGCTGTGACAACGCACGGCAAAGGCTCATTCAAGGATATTCTGCTTGGCAGCACTGCGGAAAATCTTCTCAGAAGAACCCTGAAACCGGTATTGCTGATTCCTGCAGGTAAGAGGTGA
- the arsB gene encoding ACR3 family arsenite efflux transporter has protein sequence MEDERELDFFSKYLSIWVAVCIVLGTAIGYLFPVFADTLGQYEIANVSIPIAIVLLIMMYPIMLKISFEEILKVKENKKPLYLTVLINWGIKPFTMTAIAWLFISVFFGGLIPLDLQAEYIAGLIILGLAPCTAMVLVWTHLANGNINYALVQVSVNDLIILLLFAPLGAFLVGQTTDFPIPVMTIFYSVLFYVALPLVLAIFTRYYVIHKKGIVWFERNLMKRIEWITPAGLLVTLILIFTLQGEMILNHPLHIALIAVPIIVQTYFIFAISYLGARKLKIPFSEAAPSSFIAPSNFFELAVATTLILFGATSGATLATVVGVLVEVPVMLSLVKIMKKNRAKFQFEAGV, from the coding sequence ATGGAAGATGAAAGAGAACTTGATTTTTTCAGCAAGTACCTTTCCATATGGGTTGCAGTGTGTATTGTTCTTGGTACTGCCATTGGATATTTGTTCCCCGTGTTTGCAGATACACTTGGTCAGTATGAGATTGCAAATGTTTCCATACCCATTGCAATTGTTCTGTTGATCATGATGTATCCCATCATGCTAAAGATCAGTTTTGAGGAAATATTGAAGGTAAAGGAGAACAAAAAACCTCTTTATCTGACCGTACTGATCAACTGGGGAATAAAGCCGTTTACAATGACCGCCATTGCCTGGTTATTTATCAGTGTATTCTTTGGTGGGCTTATACCTCTTGATCTCCAGGCAGAATATATAGCCGGCCTGATCATACTGGGACTTGCTCCCTGTACCGCAATGGTACTTGTATGGACACACCTGGCAAACGGAAATATCAATTATGCACTCGTTCAGGTATCTGTAAATGACCTGATAATTCTATTGCTGTTTGCTCCCCTGGGTGCGTTTCTGGTAGGCCAGACAACGGATTTCCCGATACCTGTGATGACAATATTCTATTCTGTGCTATTTTATGTGGCACTGCCTCTTGTTCTTGCAATATTTACCCGTTATTATGTAATACACAAAAAAGGTATTGTATGGTTTGAAAGGAATCTGATGAAGAGGATTGAATGGATTACTCCTGCAGGTCTTCTTGTAACCCTGATCCTGATCTTTACTCTTCAGGGTGAAATGATTCTCAATCATCCCTTGCATATTGCACTGATCGCTGTACCGATAATTGTGCAGACATACTTTATATTCGCTATCAGTTACCTTGGCGCAAGAAAGCTGAAGATTCCATTCTCTGAAGCTGCACCTTCCTCATTCATTGCCCCGAGCAATTTCTTTGAACTGGCAGTAGCTACCACATTGATACTGTTTGGTGCAACTTCAGGTGCAACCCTTGCAACGGTTGTGGGTGTACTGGTGGAGGTACCTGTAATGCTCTCACTTGTCAAGATCATGAAGAAAAATAGGGCAAAATTCCAGTTTGAGGCAGGGGTATGA
- a CDS encoding adenylate kinase family protein has translation MLIGITGTPGTGKTTVSGILSTSFGYRIINLNDLIKEKELHCGVDTKRDCLIADIEHIHDSLIELIDENTKCGETVLVESHMSHYITDTVIVLRASPDILKKRLQTRNYSPEKIEENVEAEALDVILAESVQYCKSVFEVNTTYMRPEEIAEYINHIIKAIKNGKEDDLDGFRPGNIDWSEDFFK, from the coding sequence ATGCTGATTGGGATCACAGGTACACCTGGTACCGGCAAAACTACTGTTTCAGGAATACTCAGTACATCCTTTGGATATCGGATCATAAACCTCAATGATCTGATAAAGGAAAAAGAACTGCACTGCGGTGTTGATACAAAACGCGATTGCCTGATAGCAGATATCGAACATATACACGACAGCCTGATTGAGCTGATAGATGAGAACACAAAGTGTGGAGAAACTGTTTTAGTGGAAAGTCACATGTCACATTATATTACAGATACTGTAATTGTTCTTCGTGCATCACCAGATATTCTCAAAAAGAGGTTGCAGACACGAAACTATTCACCTGAGAAGATCGAAGAGAATGTGGAAGCAGAAGCACTTGATGTGATACTGGCAGAATCCGTACAGTACTGCAAAAGTGTCTTTGAGGTCAATACCACATACATGAGACCGGAAGAAATCGCAGAATATATAAACCACATTATAAAAGCCATCAAAAATGGAAAAGAAGATGATCTGGATGGTTTCAGGCCAGGCAATATCGACTGGAGTGAAGATTTTTTTAAATGA
- a CDS encoding anthranilate synthase component II: MKVLFINNRDSFVWNLVDYFSILNAETVVVSNTVSIRDIESMQPDAIVISPGPGSPENPEDTGNCIPIIEHFTARMPILGVCLGHQAINTAFGGRTGHSKAGPVHGKECTINHNGSPLFKDIQDPFISARYHSLAIEILAPDIEVIARSEDGIIMGIAHRKYAVYGVQFHPESILTPDGMTVIRNFLDLVRQSKPLSE, translated from the coding sequence ATGAAAGTATTGTTCATAAACAACAGGGACTCTTTTGTCTGGAATCTGGTGGATTATTTTTCAATATTGAATGCTGAGACAGTGGTGGTCTCAAATACAGTATCTATCAGAGATATAGAGTCCATGCAACCGGATGCTATAGTGATCTCACCAGGACCTGGAAGCCCTGAAAATCCTGAAGATACAGGAAACTGTATCCCTATAATTGAGCACTTTACCGCCAGGATGCCCATTCTAGGGGTCTGTCTTGGTCATCAGGCAATAAATACAGCATTTGGAGGCAGAACCGGACATTCTAAAGCAGGTCCTGTACATGGGAAGGAATGTACAATAAATCATAATGGTTCGCCACTGTTCAAAGATATACAGGACCCTTTTATCAGTGCCAGGTATCATTCACTTGCAATCGAAATCCTTGCTCCCGATATAGAGGTAATTGCACGTTCTGAAGATGGAATTATCATGGGTATTGCCCACAGAAAATATGCTGTGTACGGAGTGCAGTTTCATCCTGAATCAATACTCACACCTGATGGCATGACAGTTATCAGAAATTTTTTGGACCTTGTAAGGCAGTCAAAACCATTAAGTGAATGA
- the trpE gene encoding anthranilate synthase component I produces the protein MISFDLTKNQFTEIVRQSGNYPAIVQLMAAVDTASSPLQLYSQLQDHEYSYLLESVEKEKRHARFSFVGSDPDLVISIKERQVTASHSTGSPLAMHITSKMKSVCIPSDDIDKKCKIRDGMDVLDALGTIFPGPEDTNFLNFQRFDRQTFLGGAIGYNGYDIVYDCWLDRKRKYDSGIPDMQFAFTGKTFLFDHLENRTYIVLTPLVTEKSNPEHVYDQALSDAADMYRLLKEAEQSVQTEQGMPALSSTLSCNMGSDEFRQSVTMAKEHIIEGDIFQVVLSRKYIFDFDEKPFKLYNALRNINPSPYMYLLNFRDLSIVGASPETLLTVHNRKVITNPIAGTCSRGQNESEDDKYASHMLNDEKERAEHVMLVDLGRNDVRMVSKGGTVKVEDLMSVVKYSHVQHIESTVTGILRDECNQFDATRAIFPAGTLSGAPKIRAMEIIDDLEKSARGVYGGGAGYYTWNGDADFAIVIRTVVINNGTASIQAGAGIVADSDPEYEYRETERKMAAMIRSIGAGAQ, from the coding sequence ATGATCTCATTTGATCTTACAAAAAACCAGTTTACAGAGATTGTCAGGCAATCCGGAAATTATCCGGCAATTGTCCAGCTGATGGCAGCAGTGGATACAGCGTCCTCACCTCTTCAGCTGTACTCGCAGTTGCAGGACCATGAATATTCATATCTGCTTGAATCAGTTGAAAAAGAAAAAAGGCATGCAAGATTTTCCTTTGTTGGTTCAGACCCGGATCTGGTTATCTCCATCAAAGAAAGACAGGTTACAGCAAGCCATTCAACAGGTTCGCCTCTGGCAATGCATATAACCTCCAAAATGAAATCAGTATGTATCCCTTCAGATGATATTGATAAAAAATGTAAAATCAGGGATGGAATGGATGTACTGGATGCACTTGGTACAATATTCCCTGGTCCTGAAGATACAAATTTTCTCAACTTTCAGAGGTTTGACAGGCAGACATTTCTTGGAGGAGCAATTGGGTACAATGGTTATGATATTGTATATGACTGCTGGCTGGACCGGAAAAGGAAATATGATTCAGGAATACCTGACATGCAGTTTGCATTCACTGGAAAAACATTTCTATTTGATCATCTGGAGAACAGGACATACATTGTCCTCACTCCTCTTGTAACTGAAAAATCCAATCCTGAGCATGTATATGACCAGGCATTATCCGATGCCGCAGATATGTACAGGCTTCTAAAAGAAGCAGAGCAAAGTGTCCAGACTGAACAGGGCATGCCTGCACTCAGCAGTACTTTGTCATGCAATATGGGCAGCGATGAATTCAGGCAATCAGTTACCATGGCAAAGGAACACATAATCGAGGGGGATATATTTCAGGTTGTTCTCTCAAGAAAATATATCTTCGATTTTGATGAGAAGCCCTTTAAGCTATACAATGCACTCAGGAACATCAACCCCAGCCCATACATGTATCTGCTAAACTTCAGGGATCTGAGCATTGTAGGAGCCAGTCCTGAAACCCTGCTTACAGTACATAACAGAAAGGTAATAACAAATCCAATCGCAGGAACATGTTCCCGGGGCCAGAATGAAAGTGAGGATGATAAATATGCCTCCCATATGTTAAATGATGAGAAGGAAAGAGCAGAGCATGTAATGCTTGTGGATCTTGGAAGAAATGACGTGAGAATGGTTTCAAAGGGTGGAACTGTTAAGGTAGAGGATCTGATGAGTGTTGTTAAATATTCACATGTGCAGCACATTGAAAGTACAGTAACTGGAATTTTGAGGGATGAATGTAATCAGTTTGATGCGACACGGGCAATTTTTCCTGCAGGTACCCTTTCCGGAGCACCAAAAATACGTGCAATGGAAATAATTGACGATCTTGAAAAATCGGCCCGGGGTGTATATGGAGGAGGTGCTGGATATTATACATGGAATGGTGATGCTGATTTTGCCATTGTTATCAGGACAGTGGTCATAAACAATGGTACTGCAAGCATTCAGGCAGGTGCAGGTATTGTTGCAGATTCAGATCCAGAATATGAATACAGGGAGACCGAAAGAAAAATGGCAGCGATGATAAGGTCAATTGGGGCAGGTGCACAATGA
- a CDS encoding phosphoribosylanthranilate isomerase, whose product MKQAQPRVKICGMKSHAEIETAASFGADAVGIITEVPVKTRRKVDLQTAAALISKVPLFVKSVMVIMPENAEHATEMIEFAQPDVIQLHSYLNTREIEKIRDNTDVQIIKTFQIPVKIAGPVDQATDKIVEKINSFTQNCLIDGVLLDSHSSAGSGGTGRVHRWDISQKIVQKSEVPVILAGGLDPSNISEAVRCVAPYGVDTASGIETNGEKDREKIELFIRGARCIE is encoded by the coding sequence ATGAAACAGGCACAACCCCGCGTAAAAATATGCGGAATGAAGTCTCATGCTGAGATTGAAACCGCAGCCAGTTTTGGAGCTGATGCTGTAGGAATCATTACAGAGGTTCCTGTAAAAACACGACGTAAAGTTGATCTTCAAACTGCAGCAGCCCTTATTTCAAAAGTACCTCTTTTCGTTAAGTCGGTAATGGTAATCATGCCTGAAAACGCAGAGCATGCAACTGAGATGATCGAGTTTGCTCAGCCGGATGTGATACAGTTACATTCCTATCTGAATACCAGAGAAATAGAAAAAATAAGAGACAATACAGATGTACAGATCATCAAAACATTTCAGATACCTGTAAAAATTGCAGGTCCTGTTGATCAGGCGACAGACAAGATAGTAGAAAAGATCAACTCTTTTACACAAAATTGCCTGATCGACGGTGTGCTGCTTGATTCACACTCTTCTGCAGGAAGTGGGGGAACAGGCAGAGTTCATAGATGGGATATCAGCCAAAAAATCGTACAGAAATCAGAGGTACCGGTAATACTTGCAGGAGGACTTGACCCTTCCAATATATCAGAGGCAGTTCGCTGTGTTGCACCCTATGGAGTTGATACTGCATCAGGTATTGAGACCAATGGAGAAAAGGACAGGGAAAAAATAGAACTATTTATCAGAGGGGCACGGTGCATTGAATGA
- the trpD gene encoding anthranilate phosphoribosyltransferase produces the protein MRSCIQKITSGQSLSVAEAEKAVSMIFSSATDAQIGAFLMALKMKGPTYDEIAGFAMGMKKAGKRIYPDVNGTMVDTCGTGGDLHNTINVSTAAAIVTAAAGVPVAKHGNHSVTSLSGSADVLNSLGIKIDCSPEAVKCSIEKVGIGFMLAPVFHPSMKRVAGLRKEMGVHTIFNILGPLTNPAGAEAQVIGVYDKNLCKPIAHVLQKLGCKRAMVVHGDRMDEISNISDTYAAELDDGVIRTYTLTPQQLGIKKATAPEIVGGTPEENARDILYILNGEKGPKRDIVVINAAASLYVAGAVSSVREGVEMAQELIDSNKAMEKLREFRDFSHSRGKYNETGTTPRKNMRNEVSC, from the coding sequence ATGAGGTCATGCATACAGAAAATAACCAGTGGACAGAGCCTGTCAGTAGCAGAAGCTGAAAAGGCTGTCAGTATGATATTCAGCAGTGCTACTGACGCTCAGATAGGTGCGTTCCTGATGGCTCTGAAAATGAAAGGACCAACATATGATGAAATCGCAGGGTTTGCAATGGGTATGAAAAAGGCAGGAAAAAGAATTTACCCTGATGTGAATGGTACCATGGTGGACACATGTGGTACAGGGGGAGACCTGCACAACACCATCAATGTTTCAACAGCTGCTGCAATAGTAACAGCCGCCGCAGGAGTTCCTGTTGCAAAACACGGTAACCATTCTGTTACCTCACTATCAGGCAGTGCAGATGTCCTTAACAGTCTGGGGATCAAAATAGACTGTTCACCTGAAGCAGTGAAATGTTCAATAGAAAAGGTTGGTATAGGGTTCATGCTGGCACCGGTGTTTCATCCTTCAATGAAAAGAGTCGCGGGTCTGAGAAAGGAGATGGGAGTACATACAATTTTCAATATTCTGGGACCACTGACAAACCCTGCAGGTGCAGAGGCACAGGTCATAGGAGTATACGACAAAAATCTATGCAAGCCAATAGCTCATGTACTCCAGAAACTTGGATGCAAAAGGGCAATGGTGGTACATGGGGACCGCATGGATGAGATATCCAATATTTCGGATACATATGCTGCAGAACTTGATGACGGCGTTATCAGGACCTATACACTAACCCCACAGCAACTGGGGATCAAAAAGGCAACTGCACCTGAGATAGTTGGTGGTACCCCGGAAGAGAATGCCAGAGATATATTGTATATATTAAATGGGGAAAAGGGGCCAAAAAGAGATATTGTTGTGATCAATGCAGCTGCATCACTGTACGTTGCCGGGGCTGTTAGTTCAGTCAGAGAAGGAGTTGAAATGGCACAGGAGCTGATCGATAGTAACAAAGCAATGGAAAAACTCAGGGAGTTTAGAGATTTTTCACACAGTCGAGGAAAATATAATGAAACAGGCACAACCCCGCGTAAAAATATGCGGAATGAAGTCTCATGCTGA
- a CDS encoding cobyric acid synthase: MITKTKPGYLLILGTASHVGKSAIVTAICRILSKEYRVAPFKAQNMSLNSWITADGKEIGIAQAIQAKAAGVEPTADMNPVLLKPKGDRQSQVIILGEPYADKAAGEYYDSIHTMHEILEGALRRLGEEYEIIVMEGAGGAAEINLYDRDIVNIGTARLTDAPIILVGDIERGGVFASLYGTLELLPDDVRANVKGFIINKFRGDIAILEPGLRQLEEKTGIPVLGVLPYSKLGIPSEDSVSIDDKAGSTPSDHDIEIAVIRFPRISNFTDFEPLENLAHIRYVDLDEDLGTPDAVILPGTKNTISDLCDLKKSRLYNQIKKFSGKGPIIGICGGYQMLGKIIYDSGVEGGENREYEGLGLLDIETTFKLYKKKTVQVTKAITAGGEIFDPIKGEAVSGYEIHMGNSTSKDFVFEDDGCIDSTGLIFGTYFHGLFENENIRNALIRYLYRKKGLEYIPEQNAVIDPYEDLADMVFENLDMSRLYEIAGLQLSQ, translated from the coding sequence ATGATTACAAAAACAAAACCCGGGTATCTGCTGATATTGGGGACTGCTTCGCATGTAGGAAAAAGTGCAATAGTAACCGCTATCTGCAGGATTCTTTCAAAGGAATACAGAGTTGCGCCTTTTAAAGCCCAGAATATGAGTCTCAATTCATGGATTACAGCTGATGGTAAAGAAATAGGAATTGCTCAGGCTATTCAGGCAAAAGCTGCAGGTGTTGAGCCCACTGCTGACATGAATCCCGTCCTTCTAAAACCTAAAGGGGACAGGCAATCTCAGGTGATCATACTTGGAGAGCCCTATGCAGACAAGGCAGCAGGTGAATATTATGATTCCATACACACAATGCATGAGATACTTGAAGGTGCACTCAGACGTCTGGGTGAAGAGTATGAGATTATTGTAATGGAAGGGGCAGGAGGAGCTGCTGAAATCAATCTTTATGACAGGGATATCGTTAATATCGGAACCGCCCGGCTGACAGATGCACCCATTATTCTTGTGGGAGATATTGAAAGGGGAGGGGTGTTTGCAAGCCTTTATGGAACACTGGAACTTCTGCCAGACGATGTTCGCGCAAATGTTAAGGGATTCATTATCAACAAGTTCAGGGGAGATATTGCTATCCTTGAACCCGGGCTAAGGCAGCTTGAAGAAAAGACAGGGATTCCTGTACTTGGAGTTCTGCCCTATTCTAAACTCGGGATTCCGTCTGAAGACTCGGTCTCAATCGATGATAAGGCTGGCAGCACACCTTCTGACCATGATATTGAAATTGCAGTAATCCGTTTTCCAAGAATATCCAACTTCACTGATTTCGAGCCCCTTGAGAACCTGGCCCATATTAGATATGTGGACCTTGATGAGGATCTTGGTACACCGGATGCAGTCATCTTACCTGGAACAAAAAACACCATAAGTGATCTTTGCGATCTGAAAAAGAGCAGGCTATACAACCAGATCAAAAAGTTCAGTGGTAAAGGTCCGATCATAGGCATCTGCGGGGGATACCAGATGCTGGGAAAAATAATATATGATTCCGGAGTAGAAGGCGGAGAGAACCGCGAATATGAAGGCCTGGGGCTTCTTGACATTGAAACTACTTTCAAGCTATATAAGAAAAAGACAGTTCAGGTTACAAAAGCGATCACTGCAGGCGGAGAAATATTTGATCCTATAAAAGGAGAGGCAGTATCAGGCTATGAGATACATATGGGTAATTCCACATCAAAGGATTTTGTATTTGAGGATGATGGATGTATTGACAGCACAGGCCTGATCTTTGGTACATATTTTCATGGGTTGTTCGAGAATGAGAATATCAGAAATGCCCTTATAAGGTACCTGTACAGGAAAAAGGGCCTTGAGTACATTCCTGAACAAAATGCTGTCATAGATCCTTATGAGGATCTGGCAGACATGGTATTCGAAAATCTGGATATGAGCAGATTGTACGAAATTGCAGGCTTGCAGCTTAGTCAGTAA
- the cbiT gene encoding precorrin-6Y C5,15-methyltransferase (decarboxylating) subunit CbiT: protein MSDLLHISGGPTKPEIIAISLSKLELAEGSTFVDVGCGTGAVSIAASRQVRNLKIYAIDARDEAIRVAGENFKNTGTNASLIHGEVSKVLSQQKDIDTIDCAFIGGTRNIQQVLEILLHKGAKNIVVNAVRIETVVRTMNRMQELGIFDEVLHVAVSRGKSITGETMFQPENPVYIIVGRSG from the coding sequence TTGTCAGATCTACTACATATAAGCGGCGGCCCGACAAAGCCGGAGATTATCGCAATATCCCTGTCCAAGCTGGAACTTGCTGAAGGATCCACATTTGTTGATGTGGGATGCGGCACAGGTGCAGTTTCAATAGCTGCTTCAAGACAGGTACGCAACCTAAAGATATATGCCATCGATGCAAGAGATGAGGCTATCCGGGTTGCAGGTGAGAACTTCAAAAATACTGGTACCAATGCCAGTCTGATACATGGCGAAGTATCAAAGGTTTTAAGTCAACAGAAGGATATTGATACAATCGACTGTGCATTTATTGGTGGAACCAGAAATATTCAGCAGGTACTTGAGATACTTTTGCACAAAGGTGCAAAGAACATCGTGGTAAATGCAGTAAGAATCGAGACTGTTGTAAGGACCATGAACAGGATGCAAGAACTTGGAATATTTGATGAGGTATTGCACGTGGCGGTATCACGTGGAAAATCAATTACAGGAGAAACAATGTTTCAGCCTGAGAATCCTGTATATATTATTGTAGGCAGGTCTGGCTGA
- a CDS encoding cobalt-factor II C(20)-methyltransferase encodes MLIGVGLGPGDPQLLTLKAIETLKNSDKVYVPGRMAAELVEPYADAEILDFPMIRDYDTLNDIWKKNADQIADHAKRSMVSFGLIGDPNFFSTFTHLKRVMNRYYPDVEVETVPGISSITSFASRTGSEIDSSFEVTDGSQVSYKIALKARHPRELMDKFSEEGYNEFVFAERLFSEKETIITNIADIPEKGNYFSILYAGKK; translated from the coding sequence ATGCTTATAGGAGTAGGACTTGGACCAGGAGATCCACAGCTTTTGACATTGAAAGCCATTGAAACACTGAAAAATAGTGACAAGGTATATGTACCCGGCAGAATGGCCGCGGAACTGGTTGAACCATATGCTGATGCTGAAATTCTGGACTTTCCAATGATCAGGGACTATGATACTCTCAATGATATATGGAAAAAAAACGCAGATCAGATCGCAGATCATGCAAAAAGATCAATGGTGTCTTTTGGACTGATCGGGGATCCGAATTTTTTCTCGACATTCACACATCTTAAAAGGGTGATGAACAGATACTATCCTGATGTTGAGGTGGAAACTGTACCGGGAATAAGTTCTATTACCTCCTTTGCTTCAAGAACAGGCTCTGAAATCGATTCTTCCTTTGAGGTAACGGATGGGAGCCAGGTCAGCTATAAGATAGCTCTAAAGGCCCGCCATCCCCGGGAACTTATGGATAAGTTCTCTGAAGAAGGTTACAATGAGTTCGTTTTTGCAGAAAGACTGTTCTCAGAGAAGGAAACAATAATAACAAACATTGCAGACATTCCTGAAAAGGGCAATTATTTCAGTATCCTCTATGCAGGAAAAAAATGA
- the cobM gene encoding precorrin-4 C(11)-methyltransferase, whose product MTDRKVYFVGAGPGDPKLITVRGKELLENADLVVYAGSLINPIVLDYSDGKKVDSYGLTLDEITEMMAESVNEGKMVVRLHSGDPSLYGSIVEQMEELKKYEIEVERVPGVSSIFASAAALNTQLTLNGVSDSLIITRPAGKTLEQDLIAEFSRLNSTMAVFLGTQKIEQIMNKVECPKDTPVAVIYHASWDDEKVIRGTVEDIADRVKEAGIKRSAMIIIGGVVDPKNYRRSHLYGVAQDPL is encoded by the coding sequence ATGACTGATAGGAAAGTATATTTTGTTGGTGCAGGCCCGGGTGATCCAAAACTGATAACTGTTAGGGGTAAGGAACTTCTCGAAAATGCTGATCTGGTTGTGTATGCAGGTTCCCTGATCAATCCTATAGTTCTTGACTACTCAGATGGAAAAAAGGTTGATAGTTATGGCCTGACACTGGATGAGATCACTGAAATGATGGCAGAAAGTGTCAATGAAGGCAAGATGGTTGTACGCCTTCACAGTGGAGATCCGTCTCTGTATGGTTCCATAGTGGAGCAGATGGAGGAACTGAAGAAGTATGAGATTGAGGTTGAAAGGGTTCCAGGTGTTTCTTCCATATTTGCATCAGCTGCAGCTTTGAATACTCAGCTGACACTCAATGGTGTATCTGATTCTCTGATAATAACCAGGCCTGCAGGAAAAACGCTTGAACAGGACCTGATTGCCGAATTTTCACGCCTGAATTCTACTATGGCAGTGTTTCTGGGTACCCAGAAAATAGAGCAGATCATGAACAAGGTTGAGTGTCCAAAAGATACACCTGTGGCTGTCATCTACCATGCATCATGGGATGATGAAAAGGTCATAAGGGGTACAGTTGAGGATATTGCTGATAGGGTTAAGGAAGCAGGTATCAAACGTTCAGCTATGATAATCATAGGTGGTGTGGTTGATCCTAAAAATTACAGGAGGTCGCACCTATACGGAGTTGCGCAGGATCCGCTGTAA
- a CDS encoding cobalamin biosynthesis protein CbiG yields the protein MADHLGADILVYKKGIFRSAFENYHSIIALFATGIVVREIAPLITDKWEDPAVIVMDSNLNFAIPLLGGHHGANEIVRRLCELGCIPVITTATEVHGKQSVEGVARALGCEIINRDSTRAVNCAFLDQDVEVLEISGPRVVIVDDDVSVLKRRKE from the coding sequence GTGGCTGATCACCTGGGTGCTGATATCCTGGTATATAAAAAAGGCATTTTCAGGTCAGCATTTGAGAATTATCATTCAATTATAGCTCTGTTTGCCACAGGGATAGTGGTCAGGGAAATTGCTCCACTTATCACTGATAAGTGGGAGGATCCGGCAGTTATTGTCATGGATTCTAACCTGAACTTTGCCATACCTCTCCTTGGCGGTCATCATGGTGCAAATGAAATAGTGCGCAGACTCTGCGAACTTGGGTGTATTCCGGTGATCACAACAGCAACAGAGGTACATGGCAAGCAGTCGGTAGAGGGCGTTGCCCGGGCTCTTGGATGCGAGATCATTAATAGGGACTCAACACGGGCAGTAAACTGTGCTTTTCTTGACCAGGATGTCGAAGTGCTGGAGATAAGCGGTCCCAGAGTAGTCATTGTTGATGATGATGTATCTGTGCTAAAGCGCAGGAAGGAATGA